One genomic region from Pseudoduganella lutea encodes:
- the coxB gene encoding cytochrome c oxidase subunit II: protein MKLAKRLTSLLAASWAALACSPGWAEPAATATGTYTAATGGTGGPLKNQLDLQPAATQIASEIYTLHNWMMIVCLVIFVAVFGVMFYSILKHRKSVGHKAATFHESTAVEIAWTVVPFLIVIGMALPATRTVVGMKDTSNADITIKATGMQWKWGYDYLKGEGEGISFVSNLSTPRAQIGAPGAPATEARGENYLMEVDNEVVVPVNKKIRIVTTATDVIHAWMIPAFGVKQDAIPGFVRDTWFKSEHTGTFRGNCAELCGKEHAFMPIVVKVVTDAEYTAWVNTKKAEMAALADDPNKTWTIDELKTKGEKVYTANCAVCHQANGKGVPGAFAPLDGSAVVNGAKGDQIHVLLNGQKTGKYPAEMPGWKQLSDSDIAAVITYTRNNWSNKPAENIVQPAEIVAARK, encoded by the coding sequence ATGAAACTTGCGAAGCGACTTACATCGTTGCTGGCCGCATCATGGGCGGCCCTGGCCTGCTCGCCGGGCTGGGCAGAGCCGGCAGCGACGGCAACGGGAACATACACCGCAGCCACGGGGGGCACCGGCGGGCCGCTGAAGAACCAGCTTGACCTGCAACCGGCCGCGACCCAGATCGCCTCGGAAATCTACACGCTGCACAACTGGATGATGATCGTCTGCCTGGTGATCTTCGTCGCCGTGTTCGGCGTGATGTTCTATTCGATCCTGAAGCACCGCAAATCGGTCGGCCACAAGGCCGCCACGTTCCACGAATCCACCGCCGTTGAAATCGCCTGGACCGTGGTGCCGTTCCTGATCGTCATCGGCATGGCATTGCCGGCGACCCGCACCGTGGTCGGCATGAAGGATACGTCGAACGCCGACATCACCATCAAGGCCACGGGCATGCAATGGAAGTGGGGCTACGACTACCTGAAGGGCGAAGGCGAGGGCATCTCGTTCGTCTCGAACCTGTCCACGCCGCGCGCACAGATCGGCGCGCCGGGCGCCCCCGCCACCGAGGCACGGGGCGAGAACTACCTGATGGAAGTCGACAATGAAGTGGTCGTCCCCGTCAACAAGAAGATCCGCATCGTCACCACCGCCACGGACGTGATCCACGCCTGGATGATCCCGGCGTTCGGCGTCAAGCAGGATGCGATTCCGGGCTTCGTGCGCGACACGTGGTTCAAGTCCGAGCACACCGGCACGTTCCGCGGCAATTGCGCCGAACTGTGCGGCAAGGAGCACGCATTCATGCCGATCGTCGTGAAAGTGGTCACCGACGCCGAATATACGGCCTGGGTCAACACGAAGAAGGCGGAAATGGCCGCGCTGGCGGACGATCCGAACAAGACGTGGACCATCGACGAACTGAAGACCAAGGGCGAGAAGGTGTACACCGCCAACTGCGCCGTGTGCCACCAGGCCAACGGCAAGGGTGTGCCGGGCGCGTTCGCACCGCTCGACGGCTCGGCGGTCGTGAACGGCGCCAAGGGCGACCAGATCCACGTGCTGCTGAACGGCCAGAAGACCGGCAAGTATCCGGCCGAAATGCCGGGCTGGAAGCAACTGTCGGATTCCGACATTGCCGCGGTCATCACCTACACGCGGAACAACTGGTCGAACAAGCCAGCAGAAAACATCGTTCAACCGGCTGAAATTGTGGCAGCACGCAAGTAA
- a CDS encoding methyltransferase domain-containing protein, with protein MQVRPPKLSAPIDLERVRALFSRPERLRNAEFLRREIAARMHERLQLVRLAPQRVLDAGCGGGADLATLQKAYAAAQVIGLDASVPMLKTIDTQGARGLNRLISKLLPAKSGIDLVCGDFADLPLGAASVDLVWSNLALHWHPQPDRVFAEWRRVLRVNGLMMFSCLGPDSLQEVRSAFTDIDLAPHTLPFVDMHDFGDQLVEAGFSTPVMDMEKITVTYDDPAKLLADVRALGGNPLSTVRKGLLSRSAREKLFTGLQKQRRADGRIGLTFEVIYGHAFKPEARVTKDGEAIIRFAPRTPK; from the coding sequence ATGCAAGTCCGCCCTCCCAAACTGTCCGCTCCAATCGACCTGGAGCGCGTTCGCGCATTGTTCTCCCGGCCGGAACGCCTGCGCAATGCCGAATTCCTGCGCCGCGAAATCGCGGCGCGCATGCACGAGCGCCTGCAACTGGTGCGCCTGGCGCCACAGCGCGTGCTGGACGCCGGTTGTGGTGGCGGTGCCGATCTCGCAACATTGCAGAAAGCCTATGCCGCGGCACAGGTCATCGGCCTCGACGCGTCGGTGCCGATGCTGAAGACGATCGACACGCAGGGGGCCAGGGGCTTGAACCGCCTGATCAGCAAGCTGTTGCCGGCCAAGAGCGGCATCGATCTCGTCTGTGGTGATTTCGCCGACCTGCCGCTGGGCGCTGCCAGTGTCGACCTCGTCTGGTCGAACCTGGCGCTGCACTGGCACCCGCAGCCGGACCGCGTGTTCGCCGAATGGCGCCGCGTGCTGCGCGTCAACGGGCTGATGATGTTTTCCTGCCTCGGTCCGGACTCCTTACAGGAAGTACGTTCTGCCTTTACCGATATCGATCTTGCCCCCCATACACTGCCGTTTGTGGACATGCATGATTTCGGCGATCAGCTCGTTGAAGCGGGCTTTTCCACGCCAGTCATGGACATGGAAAAAATCACCGTCACGTACGACGATCCGGCGAAGCTTCTCGCCGATGTGCGGGCACTGGGCGGCAATCCCCTGAGCACCGTACGTAAAGGCTTGCTCAGCCGTTCAGCCCGTGAGAAGCTGTTCACAGGATTGCAAAAACAGCGCCGCGCAGACGGCAGGATCGGCCTCACTTTCGAGGTCATTTATGGACACGCTTTCAAGCCGGAAGCCCGCGTCACGAAGGATGGCGAAGCCATCATTCGCTTCGCGCCGCGGACGCCGAAATGA
- a CDS encoding ComF family protein: MVGAYSMAMAMALAALLPCPCVLCGMHGREALCPPCRAQFFGAPAAARCPVCADPLPAGCAVLKCGACVVRHPAFDATVVAAPYAMPWDRLVLELKFGGQLAHARLFAELLADAARGVLGLTLPALLCPVPLGPGRLAERGFNQALEIARPLGRLLGIAVAPRLAERVQETSAQSKLHGGRRRANVAHVFAVPERALVEGRHVGIVDDVMSSGQTLGELAAVLKRHGAARVTNFVFARTPPQRGEQ, from the coding sequence ATGGTTGGAGCATATTCGATGGCGATGGCGATGGCCCTGGCCGCCTTGCTGCCCTGCCCGTGCGTGCTGTGCGGCATGCACGGCCGGGAGGCTTTGTGCCCGCCATGCCGCGCGCAATTCTTCGGCGCGCCCGCTGCGGCGCGCTGTCCCGTCTGTGCGGACCCGCTGCCGGCGGGCTGCGCCGTGCTCAAGTGCGGTGCCTGCGTGGTGCGCCACCCCGCCTTCGACGCGACCGTGGTCGCGGCCCCCTATGCGATGCCGTGGGACCGGCTGGTACTGGAACTGAAGTTCGGCGGCCAGCTGGCGCATGCGCGGCTGTTCGCGGAGCTGCTGGCCGACGCGGCACGCGGGGTCCTCGGCCTTACCCTGCCGGCGCTGCTGTGCCCTGTTCCACTGGGACCGGGTCGCCTCGCCGAGCGGGGCTTCAACCAGGCGCTGGAAATTGCCCGGCCGCTGGGGCGGCTGCTGGGCATCGCCGTGGCGCCGCGGCTGGCCGAGCGCGTGCAGGAAACATCGGCGCAGAGCAAGCTGCACGGCGGCCGGCGCCGCGCCAACGTCGCCCACGTGTTCGCGGTGCCCGAGCGGGCGCTGGTCGAAGGGCGGCATGTCGGTATCGTCGACGACGTGATGAGCAGCGGCCAGACCCTGGGCGAGCTGGCCGCCGTGCTCAAGCGCCATGGCGCCGCGCGGGTGACGAATTTCGTGTTTGCCCGCACACCGCCGCAACGTGGCGAGCAGTGA
- the trmL gene encoding tRNA (uridine(34)/cytosine(34)/5-carboxymethylaminomethyluridine(34)-2'-O)-methyltransferase TrmL: MFHVVLVNPEIPPNTGNVIRLCANTGAQLHLIEPLGFPLDDAKMRRAGLDYHEYAQMKVHKDWDAFLTAASPDPARMFAMTTHGSTPFGQLAFRPGDVFVFGSETRGLAPEFRETFPATQRIRLPMRPGNRSLNLSNTVAVVVYEAWRQNGYDGGA; this comes from the coding sequence TTGTTTCACGTAGTACTGGTCAATCCAGAAATTCCGCCGAACACCGGCAACGTCATCCGCCTGTGTGCCAACACGGGTGCGCAACTGCACCTGATCGAGCCACTGGGCTTTCCGCTGGACGACGCGAAGATGCGGCGCGCCGGGCTCGACTATCACGAATACGCGCAAATGAAAGTGCACAAGGACTGGGACGCGTTCCTGACCGCCGCATCGCCCGACCCTGCCCGCATGTTCGCGATGACCACGCACGGCTCCACGCCGTTCGGGCAACTCGCCTTCCGGCCCGGCGACGTGTTCGTCTTCGGTTCCGAAACGCGCGGGCTGGCACCGGAGTTCCGCGAGACCTTCCCCGCCACGCAGCGGATCCGCCTGCCCATGCGCCCGGGAAACCGGAGCCTGAACCTGTCCAACACCGTGGCCGTGGTGGTGTACGAGGCATGGCGGCAGAACGGCTACGACGGCGGCGCATAG
- a CDS encoding REP-associated tyrosine transposase, which produces MSRPHRIQYPGALYHVTARGNRRASIFLDDRDHFIWRDLLSTVAERFGFIVHSYCMMPNHYHMLVETPDANLSAGAHYLNSCYAQHFNKRHHLVGHVLQGRFHAVLIDRDAHLLELSRYIPLNPVRAGLVTDPAGWQWSSYGSLAGIVPIPAWLEHEWILSQFAHKQSRHVAYRAFVEAGRHMKDPLLGMDEHTSQPDSPPLSMLQYAALYPDRGVAMAAAYHAGGCAMKAIAAHFGVSVKTVSRAAKQYRDAFIVELVSDSGVDPKVDTNSAVEHASCVGINAWNVV; this is translated from the coding sequence ATGAGCCGACCCCACCGAATCCAGTACCCTGGCGCCCTCTACCATGTCACGGCACGTGGCAATCGCAGGGCATCTATCTTTCTCGACGATCGAGATCACTTCATCTGGCGCGACCTGCTGAGCACCGTGGCCGAACGATTCGGATTCATCGTCCATTCGTATTGCATGATGCCGAACCACTATCACATGCTCGTCGAAACACCCGATGCCAACCTGTCTGCGGGCGCACATTACCTGAACAGTTGTTATGCCCAGCATTTCAACAAGCGGCATCACCTCGTGGGACACGTCCTCCAAGGGCGCTTCCACGCCGTGCTGATCGATCGCGATGCGCATCTGCTTGAGCTCTCGCGCTATATCCCGCTCAATCCCGTGAGGGCCGGCCTTGTTACCGATCCCGCGGGCTGGCAATGGAGCAGCTATGGATCCCTGGCTGGCATCGTGCCGATACCGGCCTGGCTGGAGCACGAATGGATCCTCAGCCAGTTTGCACATAAGCAATCACGGCATGTGGCCTATAGGGCCTTCGTCGAAGCGGGCCGCCACATGAAAGATCCCCTACTCGGCATGGACGAACATACGAGTCAACCAGATTCCCCGCCGCTGTCAATGCTGCAGTACGCAGCCCTGTATCCCGACCGGGGCGTTGCCATGGCGGCTGCCTACCATGCGGGCGGATGTGCGATGAAGGCGATCGCCGCACATTTCGGTGTTTCCGTCAAAACGGTCAGCCGGGCAGCCAAACAGTACCGGGATGCATTTATAGTTGAGCTCGTGTCCGATTCGGGGGTTGACCCCAAGGTGGACACGAACTCGGCAGTAGAGCACGCCAGCTGTGTTGGCATAAATGCATGGAACGTCGTATAA
- a CDS encoding DUF421 domain-containing protein, with the protein MFDMDLPWWEFIARGAVIYCFLLLMVRITGKRTIGQFTPFDLLVVMLLSEAVSNSLSGGDDSLQGGMIVATTLIALNVLFAVATSRSRKIADLVDGRPVLLGRDGKIFDDVVKKCRVAEGDVEQALREADCPVHKMKCAFLEPDGKITILQNEQ; encoded by the coding sequence ATGTTCGACATGGACTTGCCGTGGTGGGAATTCATTGCGCGCGGCGCGGTCATTTACTGCTTCCTGCTGCTGATGGTGCGCATCACGGGCAAGCGCACGATCGGCCAGTTCACGCCGTTCGATCTGCTGGTGGTGATGCTGCTGTCGGAAGCGGTATCGAATTCGCTGTCCGGTGGCGACGATTCGCTACAGGGCGGCATGATCGTGGCCACCACGCTGATCGCGCTGAACGTGCTGTTCGCGGTGGCCACGTCGCGCAGCCGCAAGATCGCCGACCTGGTCGACGGTCGGCCCGTACTGCTGGGCCGCGACGGCAAGATCTTCGATGACGTCGTGAAGAAGTGCCGCGTGGCCGAAGGCGACGTCGAGCAGGCGCTGCGCGAGGCCGACTGCCCGGTTCACAAGATGAAGTGCGCCTTCCTCGAACCGGACGGCAAGATCACGATTCTCCAGAACGAGCAGTGA
- a CDS encoding adenylyltransferase/cytidyltransferase family protein: protein MPSFEDKICPRDQLRARVAALPKPVVVTNGVFDILHRGHVTYLAQARELGGSLVVAANTDASVKRLGKGDDRPLNTLEDRMAVLAALESVALVVPFDEDTALEVVLEARPEIYAKGGDYDMTAIPEGQAVLAYGGKAVAIDFEHDRSTTKLLARVREFTARSGES, encoded by the coding sequence ATGCCCTCGTTCGAAGACAAGATCTGCCCCCGTGACCAGTTGCGCGCGCGCGTGGCCGCGCTACCGAAACCCGTGGTGGTCACCAACGGCGTGTTCGACATCCTGCACCGCGGCCACGTGACCTACCTGGCGCAGGCGCGCGAACTGGGCGGCTCGCTGGTGGTGGCGGCCAACACGGATGCTTCTGTCAAGCGGCTGGGCAAGGGCGACGATCGCCCGCTCAACACGCTGGAAGACCGCATGGCGGTGCTGGCCGCGCTGGAGTCCGTGGCCCTGGTGGTGCCGTTCGACGAGGATACGGCACTCGAAGTGGTCCTGGAGGCGCGCCCGGAAATCTATGCCAAGGGCGGCGACTACGACATGACGGCGATCCCGGAAGGGCAGGCAGTGCTGGCCTACGGCGGCAAGGCCGTGGCGATCGACTTCGAGCACGACCGCTCGACGACGAAGCTGCTGGCCAGGGTGCGCGAATTCACTGCTCGTTCTGGAGAATCGTGA
- a CDS encoding hydrogen peroxide-inducible genes activator has translation MTLTELKYIVAVARAKHFGHAAEACFVAQPTLSVAIKKLEDELGVMLFERGGAEISVTPLGAQIVAQAERVLEQTAAIKELAKQNKDPLAGPLRLGVIYTIGPYLLPPLVKTMIEHTPQMPLILQENFTVKLLELLRQGELDAAIMALPLPEHGMAVQTLYDEPFVVAMPKSHPWAARQRIPAEDLKKETMLLLGAGHCFRDQVLEVCPEMARFSTPGNGMQRTFEGSSLETIRHMVASGIGLTVLPRASVVDMEASDGMLQYRHFDDPQPSRRVVILWRKSFTRKAAIDAVCDAIAQIRLPGVINADKADLNKAGANKAEAA, from the coding sequence ATGACACTCACCGAACTCAAATACATCGTTGCCGTGGCCCGCGCCAAGCACTTCGGCCATGCCGCCGAAGCGTGCTTCGTGGCCCAGCCCACGCTGTCGGTCGCGATCAAGAAGCTCGAGGATGAGCTGGGCGTGATGCTGTTCGAACGGGGCGGCGCCGAGATTTCGGTCACGCCGCTGGGCGCGCAGATCGTGGCCCAGGCCGAACGCGTGCTGGAGCAGACGGCCGCGATCAAGGAACTGGCCAAGCAGAACAAGGACCCGCTGGCCGGCCCGCTGCGGCTCGGGGTGATCTACACGATCGGCCCCTACCTGCTGCCGCCGCTCGTGAAGACGATGATCGAACACACCCCGCAGATGCCGCTGATCCTGCAGGAGAACTTCACGGTCAAGCTGCTCGAACTGCTGCGCCAGGGCGAGCTCGATGCCGCCATCATGGCCCTGCCCCTTCCCGAGCATGGCATGGCGGTGCAGACGCTGTACGACGAACCGTTCGTGGTGGCGATGCCGAAGAGCCACCCATGGGCGGCGCGCCAGCGCATTCCGGCCGAAGACCTGAAAAAGGAAACCATGCTGCTGCTGGGCGCCGGCCACTGCTTCCGCGACCAGGTGCTCGAGGTATGCCCCGAGATGGCGCGCTTTTCCACACCCGGCAACGGCATGCAGCGCACGTTCGAAGGCTCGTCGCTGGAAACGATCCGGCACATGGTCGCATCGGGCATCGGCCTGACGGTGCTGCCGCGCGCGTCGGTGGTGGACATGGAAGCCTCGGACGGCATGCTGCAGTATCGCCATTTCGACGACCCGCAACCGTCGCGCCGGGTCGTGATCCTGTGGCGCAAGAGCTTTACCCGCAAGGCCGCGATCGACGCCGTGTGCGATGCCATCGCGCAGATCCGCCTGCCCGGCGTGATCAATGCGGACAAGGCAGACTTGAACAAGGCCGGCGCGAACAAGGCCGAAGCCGCCTGA
- the ubiA gene encoding 4-hydroxybenzoate octaprenyltransferase, with product MHASAPAPSKLQLYFRLVRLDKPIGTVLLLWPTLSALWLASNGVPDWHLLVIFCLGTLLMRSAGCAVNDYADQDFDRHVKRTADRPITSGRVSGKEALAIAATLSLVAFLLIQPLNALVKQLSVAALVIAGTYPYFKRFFAIPQAYLGIAFGFGIPMAFAAVQDTVPAWAWLLLLGNVFWAVAYDTEYAMVDRDDDLKIGIKTSAITFGRFDVAIVMLCYGVHLAILLAAGTYFGLGSWYKAGLAVAAACAVYHYFLIRGRERAPCFAAFRHNNYLGAAVFAGIALDFALR from the coding sequence ATGCATGCCTCCGCTCCCGCCCCCAGCAAGCTGCAACTGTATTTCCGCCTCGTTCGCCTGGACAAGCCGATCGGCACCGTGCTGCTGCTGTGGCCCACGCTGTCGGCCCTGTGGCTGGCCTCGAACGGCGTGCCCGACTGGCACCTGCTCGTCATCTTCTGCCTCGGCACATTGCTGATGCGCTCTGCCGGTTGCGCCGTCAACGACTATGCGGACCAGGACTTCGACCGCCACGTCAAGCGCACGGCGGACCGGCCGATCACCAGCGGCCGCGTCAGCGGCAAGGAAGCGCTGGCGATCGCCGCCACGCTGTCGCTGGTGGCGTTCCTGCTGATCCAGCCGCTCAACGCCCTGGTGAAGCAATTGTCCGTCGCCGCGCTCGTCATTGCCGGCACCTACCCTTATTTCAAGCGCTTCTTCGCGATCCCGCAGGCTTACCTGGGCATCGCCTTCGGCTTCGGCATCCCGATGGCGTTCGCCGCCGTGCAGGACACGGTGCCGGCCTGGGCCTGGTTGCTGCTGCTGGGGAACGTGTTCTGGGCTGTGGCCTACGACACGGAGTACGCGATGGTCGACCGCGACGATGACCTGAAGATCGGCATCAAGACATCGGCCATCACGTTCGGGCGCTTCGACGTGGCGATCGTGATGCTGTGCTATGGCGTGCACCTGGCGATCCTGCTGGCCGCTGGCACCTATTTCGGCCTCGGTTCCTGGTACAAGGCGGGCCTTGCCGTGGCGGCCGCCTGTGCCGTCTATCATTATTTCCTGATCCGTGGACGCGAGCGTGCGCCTTGTTTTGCGGCATTCCGCCACAATAACTATCTGGGAGCGGCTGTGTTTGCCGGAATTGCGCTTGACTTCGCGCTGCGCTGA
- a CDS encoding DUF883 family protein, whose amino-acid sequence MDQTNNPTAGNGIGNNAGSTAGTGTIGSDTGAARERLMTDLKTAIGDAEQWLRSAASSSAEGAEEAKTHFKETLRNAKSNLLTLEDSALAKGKLAAQCADTYVHDNPWRSVVIGAVVGLLAGVIISRD is encoded by the coding sequence ATGGATCAGACGAATAATCCCACCGCAGGCAATGGCATCGGCAACAACGCGGGCAGCACCGCGGGCACGGGCACGATCGGCAGCGACACGGGCGCGGCGCGCGAGCGCCTGATGACCGACCTGAAAACCGCGATCGGCGATGCCGAACAATGGCTGCGCAGTGCCGCCAGCTCCAGCGCGGAAGGCGCCGAGGAAGCCAAGACGCATTTCAAGGAAACGCTGCGCAATGCGAAGTCCAACCTGCTGACGCTGGAAGACAGCGCACTGGCAAAAGGCAAGCTCGCCGCCCAGTGCGCCGATACGTATGTGCACGACAATCCATGGCGTTCGGTCGTGATCGGCGCCGTTGTCGGCCTGCTGGCCGGCGTGATCATCTCGCGCGACTGA
- the proC gene encoding pyrroline-5-carboxylate reductase, whose amino-acid sequence MKIAFIGGGNMAAALVAGLAGKVTPGANIHVVDPNPAALEALHAGHGVTTAASIDEAVTAAEVIVLAVKPQSMREAVAPLVPLLARASQQGSHAPLVLSIAAGIRSADLARWLGGHAAIVRCMPNTPALIGMGISGLVASQGVTAAQRQAADQVLKAVGATVWLDDESKIDAVTGVSGSGPAYVFYFIEAMQQAAVELGLTAEQGLELAKATFTGAAQLAAQSAEPVTLLRERVTSKGGTTYAALTSMEESGVKAAIVTAVKAAAARGRELGEQMGRD is encoded by the coding sequence ATGAAGATTGCATTCATTGGCGGCGGCAACATGGCCGCCGCGCTGGTCGCCGGGCTGGCCGGCAAGGTGACGCCGGGCGCCAACATCCATGTCGTCGACCCGAACCCGGCCGCGCTCGAAGCGCTGCACGCGGGGCATGGCGTGACGACGGCTGCGTCGATCGACGAAGCCGTCACCGCGGCCGAGGTGATCGTGCTGGCGGTGAAACCGCAGAGCATGCGCGAAGCCGTGGCGCCGCTCGTGCCGCTGCTGGCGCGCGCCAGCCAGCAGGGAAGCCATGCGCCGCTGGTGCTGTCGATCGCGGCCGGCATCCGCAGCGCCGACCTGGCACGCTGGCTCGGCGGCCATGCCGCGATCGTGCGCTGCATGCCGAACACGCCGGCGCTGATCGGCATGGGTATCTCCGGCCTCGTGGCGTCGCAAGGCGTGACCGCCGCGCAGCGCCAGGCGGCCGACCAGGTCCTGAAGGCCGTCGGCGCGACCGTGTGGCTGGACGACGAGTCGAAGATCGACGCGGTGACCGGCGTGTCCGGCAGCGGCCCGGCCTATGTGTTCTACTTCATCGAGGCGATGCAGCAGGCCGCCGTCGAGCTGGGGCTGACGGCGGAGCAGGGGCTGGAACTGGCAAAGGCCACCTTCACCGGCGCCGCGCAACTGGCCGCGCAATCGGCCGAGCCGGTGACGTTGCTGCGCGAGCGGGTCACGTCGAAGGGCGGCACCACGTACGCGGCCTTGACCAGCATGGAAGAGAGCGGCGTGAAGGCGGCGATCGTCACCGCCGTGAAGGCCGCCGCGGCCCGGGGCAGGGAGCTGGGCGAGCAGATGGGCCGGGACTGA
- a CDS encoding YggS family pyridoxal phosphate-dependent enzyme — protein MSGIPERLQAVENAIVAACGEARRPPEGVHLLAVSKTFGPDAVLAAALAGQRAFGENYVQEGVDKVRAVAEALPDSLPGTRLTWHFIGPIQSNKTRPIAEHFDWVHTVEREKIAARLSEQRPAALGPLNVCLQVNISGEASKSGIAPAEVEALAEAVARLPNLRLRGLMAIPEPADDFAAQRAPFAALRVLFERLREKFGPDFDTLSMGMSADMRAAVLEGATIVRVGSAIFGARDYNK, from the coding sequence ATGTCCGGAATCCCAGAGCGTTTGCAAGCTGTCGAAAATGCCATTGTGGCCGCGTGCGGCGAGGCGCGGCGCCCGCCTGAGGGGGTGCATCTGCTGGCCGTATCGAAGACCTTCGGGCCCGATGCCGTGCTTGCCGCCGCCCTTGCCGGGCAGCGCGCCTTCGGCGAAAACTACGTGCAGGAAGGCGTGGACAAGGTGCGCGCCGTGGCGGAAGCGCTGCCGGATTCATTGCCGGGCACGCGCCTGACCTGGCATTTCATCGGCCCGATCCAGAGCAACAAGACGCGGCCCATCGCCGAGCATTTCGACTGGGTGCATACGGTCGAGCGCGAAAAGATCGCCGCGCGGCTGTCCGAGCAGCGCCCCGCCGCGCTGGGGCCGCTGAACGTGTGCTTGCAGGTCAACATCAGCGGCGAGGCCAGCAAGAGCGGCATCGCGCCCGCCGAGGTGGAAGCGCTGGCGGAGGCGGTGGCGCGGCTGCCGAACCTGCGGCTGCGCGGCCTGATGGCGATCCCGGAGCCCGCCGATGATTTCGCTGCGCAGCGTGCGCCGTTCGCGGCGCTGCGCGTGCTGTTTGAACGCCTGCGCGAAAAATTTGGGCCGGACTTCGATACGCTGTCGATGGGCATGTCGGCCGACATGCGCGCGGCGGTCCTCGAAGGCGCCACGATCGTGCGCGTGGGCAGCGCCATCTTCGGCGCGCGAGACTACAACAAGTAA